Proteins encoded in a region of the Nitrospira sp. genome:
- a CDS encoding Ppx/GppA family phosphatase — protein sequence MLLAGVDIGTLTCRLLISRVTVDGKLTEVKADRRILRLGEGVDHDQMLRPAAMARVIETLQEWRAVINAHKVDAQIAVATSAVRNARNRDEFLRRVKQEVGFEVDVISGEEEARRTMLGIRSGLPAGVTNILGLDIGGGSTEFILDRAGKLPVLRSIEIGVVRLTERMLQHDPLTVDQIQAVRDLVCQEAKRAMAALGPLGDVTLVGTAGSITTLAAMAQKLSIYEPIRIHNYWLKLVTIKELEREILAKTIAQRRSLPGLEQGREKVVAAGTLILSGIMEVLGFAEGLVSDVGLREGVLIDLSQRRCKA from the coding sequence ATGTTGCTCGCAGGAGTAGACATCGGCACGCTGACCTGCCGACTACTAATCAGCCGCGTGACGGTGGATGGTAAGCTGACGGAGGTCAAGGCGGACCGTCGCATTCTGCGTTTGGGCGAAGGCGTGGATCATGACCAAATGCTCCGTCCTGCCGCTATGGCGCGCGTGATCGAAACGCTGCAGGAGTGGCGAGCAGTCATCAATGCACATAAGGTGGACGCGCAGATTGCCGTAGCGACCAGCGCCGTTCGCAATGCCCGCAACCGCGACGAGTTTCTCAGACGGGTCAAACAGGAAGTCGGCTTCGAGGTTGATGTGATTAGTGGCGAGGAGGAAGCCCGCCGCACGATGCTAGGTATTCGCTCCGGACTGCCGGCCGGCGTGACGAATATTCTGGGGCTGGATATCGGAGGCGGAAGCACGGAGTTCATCCTTGATCGTGCTGGCAAACTGCCGGTCCTGCGTTCGATCGAAATTGGCGTGGTGCGGCTAACCGAACGGATGTTGCAACACGATCCGCTGACCGTAGATCAAATCCAGGCTGTTCGTGATCTGGTTTGCCAGGAAGCAAAACGGGCGATGGCTGCACTGGGGCCGCTTGGAGATGTCACGTTGGTAGGCACGGCCGGCAGCATCACTACGCTGGCCGCGATGGCGCAGAAACTCTCGATCTACGAGCCGATCCGCATTCACAATTACTGGCTCAAGCTGGTCACGATCAAAGAATTGGAGCGTGAAATTCTCGCTAAGACAATCGCGCAGCGGCGCAGCCTACCGGGGTTGGAACAAGGACGTGAGAAAGTTGTCGCAGCTGGTACGCTGATCCTAAGTGGCATCATGGAGGTGTTGGGTTTTGCCGAGGGCCTCGTGAGCGACGTCGGCCTGCGCGAAGGCGTCTTGATCGATTTGAGCCAACGCCGCTGCAAGGCGTGA
- the lpdA gene encoding dihydrolipoyl dehydrogenase, whose translation MKKQQHIAILGAGPGGYVAAIRAAQLGARVTVIERDALGGVCLNWGCIPSKALLAVVELGDKVKKSAEAGLVIEGTVGYDPVRMVARKNKVVEGLVKGIATLFKSWNIEQLDGTGELLDAKTLRVVKRDGTETIVQADAIVIATGSSWPNLPLFPIDGKQIITSKEALDLQVIPASLLIVGGGVEGCEFASLYSGLGTKVTLVEMLPTILPLEDEEIASVMARELKKRGVELCTGTTVEKLERQSNLARATLNNGVIVEAAQVLVSVGRGFNSKGIGLEKVGVLVGSRGEILVNDCLETNVRGIYAIGDVTGKAMLAHVASAQGKVAVQNVLGHPSKVSYNLVPAGIFTLPEIGRVGLTERQAREKVQAVGRNPHVDVKIGRFRYAALGKAQGTGETTGLFKIIADGMTNTLLGVHIIGAHAADLVHEAAMAMHTGASPAQVAEMIHAHPTLAEGLMEAAEDVEGMAIHLARKKA comes from the coding sequence ATGAAAAAACAACAACACATCGCCATCCTGGGCGCTGGACCAGGCGGCTATGTAGCTGCGATCCGTGCCGCCCAATTGGGCGCGCGGGTGACGGTCATCGAGCGGGACGCGCTCGGGGGCGTCTGTCTCAACTGGGGATGCATTCCCAGTAAGGCGCTGCTCGCCGTTGTCGAGCTGGGCGACAAGGTCAAAAAGTCGGCGGAGGCTGGTCTCGTTATTGAAGGTACCGTCGGGTATGACCCAGTCCGCATGGTCGCTCGCAAAAATAAAGTGGTGGAGGGGCTGGTCAAGGGTATCGCCACGCTGTTCAAGAGCTGGAACATCGAACAGCTGGATGGTACGGGTGAATTGCTGGATGCCAAAACGCTTCGCGTCGTGAAACGCGATGGTACGGAGACAATTGTGCAGGCCGACGCCATTGTGATCGCCACCGGCTCCTCCTGGCCCAACCTGCCGCTATTTCCCATTGACGGCAAGCAGATCATTACGAGTAAGGAGGCGCTCGATCTGCAAGTCATTCCAGCCAGCCTGCTGATCGTCGGTGGCGGAGTGGAAGGCTGTGAGTTCGCGTCCTTATATAGTGGTCTGGGGACCAAGGTGACGCTGGTCGAAATGCTGCCGACCATCCTGCCGCTGGAGGACGAGGAAATTGCGTCGGTCATGGCGCGTGAGCTGAAGAAGCGCGGCGTGGAGCTATGCACCGGGACAACGGTCGAAAAGCTCGAGCGGCAGTCGAATTTGGCGCGTGCCACATTGAACAATGGAGTGATTGTCGAGGCGGCGCAAGTGCTTGTGTCGGTTGGGCGTGGATTCAATTCAAAAGGCATCGGCCTTGAGAAAGTAGGCGTGTTGGTGGGGTCCCGTGGGGAGATTCTGGTCAACGACTGCTTGGAAACCAACGTGCGCGGCATCTACGCCATCGGTGACGTGACGGGGAAGGCGATGCTCGCACATGTGGCATCTGCGCAGGGCAAGGTGGCTGTGCAGAATGTCCTCGGCCATCCGTCCAAAGTCAGCTACAATCTGGTCCCGGCCGGGATTTTCACGCTGCCGGAGATCGGACGGGTCGGGCTCACGGAGCGGCAGGCGCGAGAGAAGGTGCAGGCGGTCGGGCGCAACCCGCATGTGGACGTGAAGATCGGGCGGTTTCGGTACGCGGCGCTGGGCAAGGCGCAGGGCACGGGCGAAACGACTGGCCTATTTAAAATCATTGCCGACGGGATGACCAATACTCTTCTCGGTGTACATATCATCGGTGCCCATGCAGCCGATCTGGTCCACGAAGCGGCCATGGCCATGCACACCGGTGCGTCACCTGCGCAGGTGGCGGAGATGATCCATGCGCATCCGACGCTGGCTGAGGGGCTAATGGAAGCGGCGGAGGACGTGGAGGGGATGGCCATTCATCTGGCACGCAAGAAGGCGTAA
- a CDS encoding tyrosine--tRNA ligase, protein MSDLNKQVDLILRGVVEVIQQSELEAKLARSIKEKRPLRIKAGFDPTAPDLHLGHTVLIHKLKHFQDLGHQVIFLIGDFTGMIGDPTGVAETRVALTKEQVLKNAKTYERQIFKILDPKKTLVDFNSRWMGAMKVEELVHLAAHYRVARMLEREDFHKRYHEQKPISVHEFLYPLIQGYDSVELKADVELGGTDQKFNLLVGRDLQRAYGQEAQVVITMPLLEGTDGVRKMSKSLGNYIALEDKPEEMFGKIMSISDTLMHRYYELLTTEDLGRVTTLHPMESKQALAEQIVVRYYGAEAGQAARAVFQQKFQEKEFPTEPDARVVLTKVDLKDGKIGLVDVIARTGLVPSKSEARRLVAQGGVEVDGEKQQDATATLVLKAGHQCRLKVGRRKFAVVEYRP, encoded by the coding sequence GTGAGTGACCTGAACAAGCAAGTGGATTTGATCCTCCGTGGTGTCGTGGAGGTGATCCAGCAGAGCGAGTTGGAAGCCAAACTGGCCCGCTCGATCAAAGAAAAGCGACCGCTGCGGATTAAGGCCGGCTTTGATCCAACCGCGCCGGATCTCCATCTGGGGCATACGGTCCTGATCCATAAGCTTAAACACTTTCAAGATCTCGGCCATCAGGTGATTTTTCTGATCGGTGATTTCACCGGCATGATCGGCGATCCGACCGGTGTCGCTGAAACCCGAGTCGCGCTGACCAAGGAACAGGTGCTAAAGAACGCGAAGACCTACGAACGGCAGATTTTCAAGATTCTCGATCCGAAGAAAACACTTGTGGACTTCAATAGCCGCTGGATGGGCGCGATGAAAGTGGAGGAGCTGGTCCATCTTGCGGCGCATTACCGCGTGGCGCGCATGCTGGAGCGCGAGGACTTCCACAAGCGCTACCACGAACAGAAACCGATCAGCGTCCATGAGTTTCTCTATCCGTTGATCCAGGGCTACGACTCCGTGGAGTTGAAGGCGGATGTAGAGCTGGGCGGGACGGACCAGAAGTTTAATCTATTGGTTGGGCGCGATTTGCAGCGAGCGTATGGGCAGGAGGCGCAGGTAGTTATCACGATGCCGCTACTTGAGGGGACTGACGGCGTGCGAAAGATGAGCAAGAGCCTTGGAAACTATATCGCGCTTGAGGATAAACCGGAGGAGATGTTCGGCAAAATCATGTCCATTAGCGACACGCTCATGCACCGCTACTACGAGTTGCTGACGACAGAGGATCTAGGCCGCGTCACGACGCTGCATCCGATGGAATCCAAGCAGGCGCTGGCGGAGCAAATCGTCGTCCGCTATTACGGTGCGGAGGCGGGTCAGGCGGCGCGGGCGGTATTCCAACAAAAATTCCAGGAAAAGGAATTTCCAACTGAGCCGGATGCGCGGGTGGTGCTTACCAAGGTGGATCTCAAGGATGGGAAAATCGGCCTGGTGGATGTCATTGCTAGGACCGGATTAGTGCCGAGTAAGAGCGAAGCCCGCCGTTTAGTGGCGCAGGGTGGGGTCGAAGTCGACGGGGAGAAGCAGCAGGATGCCACTGCTACGCTGGTTCTGAAGGCCGGACACCAGTGCCGGCTCAAAGTTGGCCGTAGGAAGTTTGCTGTGGTGGAGTATCGTCCGTAA
- the recG gene encoding ATP-dependent DNA helicase RecG produces the protein MPDKLLTASSPHADHLHELVQRLVRPIEFASRDAFAHLSTVKSLGPFVSHQVLEALVGNVYPPLVETGLLALRSLFADFDTVTDPAERRRRVEEAQVILTRLKAPDVWSQPPPPVKDKVVWELPIQYVRGVGPKRAALLAKLGIHTVEEAIWMIPWRYEDRSKMTPIGQVALGVTTTVCGTVTRARLNRIPRRRLSILEATIEDDTGSLQAVFFNQPYLENVFKTGTRIMASGRVMAGRKGWTDLRIEAPQYEVLDDEDAPLHVGRIVPIYHETKGLTSRQVRVLMKDLLDRHLDGLVDALPEAVRRRQRLLPVRVALREAHFPHSTGDLDLLNQGFTPAHRRLAFEELFLLQLALVLRRRSVQQETKRLRFQMDAPLAAQVRAALPFKLTQAQERVFADIQKDMASAHPMNRLIQGDVGCGKTVVALLAMTTACGSGSQAALMAPTEILAEQHFRTLSPWLDPLGIKVVLLTSGAALKTRAAIRKQVESGDAQMVIGTHALIQKQVKFNKLGLVVIDEQHKFGVLQRKMLQEKGYNPDVLVLTATPIPRTLAMTAYGDLDVSIIDALPPGRKPVRTRVFTEAERGQAYAFLRSELRAGRQGYVVYPLIEESEKVDLRAAIDGAERLQKYFTKSATVGLLHGRMKAEEKERTMTAFKAGDIQVLVSTTVIEVGVDVPNATVILIEHAERFGLAQLHQLRGRVGRSTQQASCGLMAELPQSDEGSKARRRLDALVQSNDGFVIAEEDLRLRGPGELLGVRQWGVPEFRVANLIRDSALLEQARQEAVALVQADPRLKAADHTAVRAAMLRKWETKLSLGTVS, from the coding sequence TTGCCTGACAAGCTTCTCACAGCGTCCTCGCCGCATGCCGACCATCTGCACGAGCTTGTGCAGCGCCTTGTCCGTCCAATTGAATTCGCCAGCCGCGACGCCTTTGCCCATCTGTCAACGGTGAAAAGCCTTGGCCCGTTCGTGTCGCATCAGGTGCTGGAGGCGCTGGTCGGTAATGTCTATCCGCCGCTAGTTGAGACCGGCTTGCTGGCGCTGCGCAGCCTCTTTGCTGATTTCGACACCGTGACTGATCCCGCTGAACGCCGCCGGCGAGTTGAGGAAGCCCAGGTCATTCTCACGCGGCTCAAGGCGCCGGATGTTTGGAGCCAACCGCCGCCTCCGGTCAAGGACAAAGTCGTCTGGGAGTTGCCGATCCAATATGTCAGGGGCGTGGGGCCCAAGCGTGCCGCGTTACTGGCAAAGCTGGGGATTCATACGGTCGAGGAAGCTATCTGGATGATCCCATGGCGGTACGAAGACCGGTCAAAGATGACGCCCATTGGGCAGGTGGCGCTGGGTGTGACAACGACGGTGTGCGGCACGGTGACGCGCGCGCGCCTCAATCGCATCCCGCGCCGCCGCCTGTCCATTCTGGAGGCGACGATTGAGGACGACACGGGCTCGCTGCAGGCGGTGTTTTTCAACCAGCCCTATCTGGAGAACGTCTTCAAAACCGGAACGCGGATCATGGCGAGCGGACGAGTGATGGCCGGTCGCAAGGGCTGGACGGACCTCCGCATAGAGGCACCCCAGTACGAGGTGCTGGATGACGAGGATGCGCCGCTACACGTGGGCCGGATCGTGCCTATCTACCATGAGACAAAGGGGCTGACGAGCCGCCAGGTCCGTGTACTCATGAAGGACCTGTTGGACCGCCATCTGGATGGACTGGTGGATGCATTGCCGGAAGCAGTGCGGAGGCGGCAACGGCTGTTGCCGGTCCGCGTCGCGTTGCGCGAAGCGCACTTTCCGCACTCGACCGGCGATCTGGACTTATTGAATCAAGGCTTCACGCCGGCGCATCGCCGGCTGGCCTTCGAGGAGTTGTTCTTGCTTCAGCTAGCGCTGGTGCTTCGACGTCGGTCGGTGCAGCAGGAAACCAAGCGTCTCCGGTTTCAGATGGACGCGCCGCTGGCCGCCCAGGTGCGCGCAGCGCTACCGTTCAAACTGACGCAGGCGCAGGAGCGCGTGTTCGCGGATATTCAGAAGGATATGGCATCCGCCCATCCGATGAACCGGCTAATTCAGGGCGACGTGGGATGCGGGAAAACTGTCGTGGCGCTACTGGCCATGACGACGGCCTGCGGGTCTGGCAGTCAGGCTGCGCTGATGGCGCCGACTGAAATCCTGGCGGAGCAACATTTCCGGACGCTTTCGCCGTGGCTGGATCCGCTTGGCATCAAAGTCGTATTGCTCACCAGCGGGGCAGCGCTGAAGACGCGGGCGGCTATTCGCAAACAGGTCGAGTCCGGTGATGCACAGATGGTCATCGGGACGCATGCGCTGATTCAAAAGCAAGTGAAATTTAATAAATTAGGGTTGGTGGTGATCGATGAGCAGCATAAGTTCGGAGTGTTGCAGCGCAAAATGCTTCAAGAAAAAGGTTACAATCCTGACGTGCTCGTGCTAACGGCCACCCCGATTCCACGGACCTTGGCCATGACGGCCTACGGCGACCTGGACGTGTCCATCATCGACGCACTGCCGCCTGGGCGCAAGCCGGTCCGCACGCGCGTGTTCACGGAGGCGGAACGCGGGCAGGCCTATGCATTTCTGCGTAGCGAGCTGCGGGCAGGTCGGCAAGGCTATGTGGTCTATCCACTAATCGAGGAATCTGAGAAAGTGGACTTGCGGGCGGCTATTGATGGGGCCGAGCGACTGCAGAAGTATTTTACAAAATCAGCTACAGTTGGCCTGTTGCACGGACGGATGAAAGCCGAGGAAAAAGAGCGTACCATGACGGCATTTAAAGCGGGTGACATCCAGGTGCTGGTGTCCACGACAGTGATTGAAGTGGGGGTGGACGTGCCGAATGCCACAGTGATACTGATCGAACATGCTGAGCGATTTGGACTGGCGCAGTTGCATCAGCTGCGCGGGCGGGTCGGGCGCAGCACGCAGCAAGCCTCATGCGGGCTGATGGCCGAATTGCCACAGAGCGATGAAGGCAGCAAGGCGCGGCGGCGGCTCGATGCACTGGTCCAGTCGAACGATGGATTTGTGATCGCGGAAGAAGACCTGCGTCTCCGTGGGCCGGGTGAGCTTTTGGGCGTACGGCAGTGGGGCGTACCGGAGTTTCGCGTAGCGAATCTGATCCGGGACTCGGCGTTGTTGGAACAGGCACGGCAGGAGGCTGTTGCGTTGGTGCAGGCGGATCCGCGCTTGAAGGCAGCTGACCACACTGCGGTGCGAGCAGCCATGTTGCGTAAGTGGGAGACCAAACTCTCGTTGGGAACGGTGAGCTAA
- a CDS encoding peptide chain release factor-like protein: MPYGPVSPDKWAVLQGRLLKLGIHERDLDEQFLRSGGPGGQHVNKVSTCVMLTHRSSGLTVRCQEERSQGLNRYLARKRLAEKMEELVLGAASKHRQAIEKIRRQKRKRSKRAKEKMLEAKHHRADIKTNRKVSHPDE, translated from the coding sequence ATGCCCTACGGTCCCGTCAGCCCCGATAAATGGGCGGTTCTGCAAGGCCGCCTACTGAAACTCGGCATCCACGAGCGTGATCTGGATGAACAGTTCCTTCGTTCTGGAGGACCCGGCGGTCAGCACGTTAACAAGGTGTCCACCTGTGTAATGCTGACGCACCGTTCCTCCGGCCTGACCGTGCGCTGCCAGGAGGAACGCTCACAAGGACTCAACCGCTACCTCGCGCGCAAACGGCTAGCTGAAAAGATGGAGGAGTTGGTGCTTGGCGCAGCCAGCAAGCACCGCCAAGCAATTGAGAAGATCAGACGGCAGAAGCGGAAGCGGAGCAAACGCGCGAAGGAAAAGATGCTAGAGGCTAAGCATCACAGAGCGGACATAAAAACGAACCGAAAAGTTTCGCACCCCGACGAGTAG
- the rpmB gene encoding 50S ribosomal protein L28 — MAFTCEICSKRHQSGHNVSHANNKTKRTFNPNLQTVKALINGSPKRIKVCTRCLRSGFVQKAV; from the coding sequence GTGGCGTTCACATGCGAGATTTGCAGCAAGCGGCATCAGTCCGGGCACAACGTCAGTCATGCCAACAACAAAACCAAGCGGACGTTCAACCCCAACTTGCAGACCGTCAAGGCGCTGATCAACGGCAGCCCGAAACGCATCAAGGTCTGCACCCGCTGCCTACGTTCGGGTTTCGTTCAAAAGGCCGTCTAG